A DNA window from Flavisolibacter ginsenosidimutans contains the following coding sequences:
- the purS gene encoding phosphoribosylformylglycinamidine synthase subunit PurS → MKYSVQVHVMPLKELLDPQGKAVLGGLKNLGLNSVEDVRVGKHISLQIEASSEEEAKRIAEEASKKLLANAVMEFYEIEVH, encoded by the coding sequence ATGAAATATTCGGTACAGGTTCATGTAATGCCACTAAAAGAATTGTTAGACCCGCAAGGCAAGGCGGTTTTAGGCGGATTAAAAAACCTGGGGCTAAATTCAGTAGAAGACGTTCGCGTGGGCAAGCATATTTCGCTGCAAATCGAAGCTTCATCTGAAGAAGAAGCAAAACGCATTGCCGAAGAGGCGAGCAAGAAATTGTTGGCCAATGCGGTGATGGAATTTTACGAAATCGAAGTTCATTAG
- a CDS encoding four helix bundle protein, with protein MPFKFEQLQVWKSAIELSGRVHEICKRFPKDELFILTSQIKRASDSVSLNIAEGSTGQSNDEFNRFLGYALRSAIEVVSCLYLALNRKYISTDEFKELYDFIDSLCRKIQALRNSLK; from the coding sequence ATGCCTTTCAAGTTTGAACAACTACAAGTTTGGAAATCAGCAATTGAATTAAGCGGAAGAGTTCATGAAATATGTAAACGCTTTCCCAAGGATGAACTTTTTATCCTGACAAGCCAAATAAAGCGAGCTTCCGATTCAGTTTCATTAAACATTGCAGAGGGTTCCACAGGTCAGTCAAACGATGAATTCAACCGCTTTCTCGGTTATGCGTTGCGCTCGGCCATTGAGGTTGTCAGTTGCCTGTATTTAGCGTTAAACCGAAAGTATATTTCTACAGACGAATTCAAAGAACTTTACGATTTCATAGATTCGCTCTGCAGAAAAATTCAAGCTTTACGAAACTCTCTAAAATAA
- a CDS encoding CDP-alcohol phosphatidyltransferase family protein: MKQIPNLFTLLNLFFGCIAIVYIMQVDSGIVALNDAGAAEVVFPEKMALGALFIFFAAAVDFFDGFFARMLKASTDKGKQLDSLSDVVSFGVAPGMILYQLLRLGYAQKEDALSTSFALLLPAFLFSCAVAWRLAKFNVSTNQSDSFKGVPSPAAGLVVASFPLIIWYADTNPLSWKASLHVPQLLINVWLLYAVIILLSYLMTCNRTFIAIKFKDYSLKNNLLKYILIALSLICLVALQWLAIPIVFVLYLIFSAFSKEPSALAKGNNNKTVDVTV, translated from the coding sequence ATGAAACAAATTCCAAACCTTTTTACACTTCTCAATTTGTTTTTTGGCTGCATTGCCATTGTTTACATCATGCAGGTGGACAGCGGCATTGTTGCATTAAACGATGCCGGCGCTGCCGAAGTGGTGTTCCCCGAAAAAATGGCTCTCGGTGCCTTGTTTATCTTTTTCGCGGCAGCGGTTGATTTTTTCGACGGTTTTTTTGCCCGCATGTTAAAAGCCTCTACCGACAAGGGAAAACAACTTGACTCGCTGAGCGACGTGGTGAGCTTTGGCGTCGCGCCGGGAATGATTCTTTACCAATTGTTGCGATTGGGTTATGCGCAAAAGGAAGATGCTTTATCAACTTCCTTTGCTTTGCTGCTGCCAGCTTTTCTATTCTCCTGTGCCGTTGCCTGGCGGCTGGCAAAGTTTAACGTGAGCACCAACCAATCGGACAGTTTTAAAGGCGTTCCCTCTCCTGCTGCGGGTTTGGTGGTAGCCTCCTTTCCGCTCATCATTTGGTACGCCGATACAAACCCTTTGAGTTGGAAAGCAAGCCTGCACGTACCACAACTATTGATTAACGTTTGGTTGTTGTATGCCGTCATCATTCTTCTTAGTTATTTGATGACCTGTAACCGCACTTTTATCGCCATCAAGTTCAAAGACTATTCGCTGAAAAACAATTTGCTCAAATACATCCTAATTGCCCTCTCGCTTATTTGCCTCGTGGCTTTGCAATGGTTGGCTATTCCGATCGTCTTCGTTCTGTATTTGATCTTTTCCGCTTTTTCAAAGGAGCCCTCCGCGTTGGCTAAAGGCAACAATAACAAAACCGTTGACGTAACGGTATAA
- a CDS encoding 3-hydroxyacyl-CoA dehydrogenase/enoyl-CoA hydratase family protein gives MNKRIIKKVAVLGSGVMGSRIACHFAGIGLQVLLLDMVPTEAKESTDKNLRNKIVNDSLQAAIKSNPSPVFTKDVPNRIITGNFDDNLKDISACDWVIEVVVERLDVKQALYEKVEQFRKPGTLITSNTSGIPIHLLSQGRSEDFRKNFCGTHFFNPPRYLRLLEIIPTPDTDKSVVDFLLHYGDLYLGKTTVLAKDTPAFIANRIGVFGIMAIFQAVEKLGLTIDEVDALTGPIIGRPKSATFRTADVVGIDTLVKVAKGVYDNCPTDEQRSTFQIPSWLNKLVENNWLGDKAGQGFFKKVKGAGGEKDIQTLNLQTLEYAPRQKPKFASVDAAKPVDDLKQQLKMLVGAQDKAGEFYRQFHYGLFSYISHRIPEISDEVYRIDDAMKAGFGWEIGAFESWDVLGVERTVAAMKAAGYSVAPWVEDMLAAGNKSFYKVEGGKMLVYDPSSTTYKSISGSNEFIILSNYQDKIVWKNNSCKLYDIGDNVLGLQWNTKMNSIGGDVLTGITKSIELAEKDFKGLVIANEGANFSAGANVGMIFMIAIEQEWDELDMAIRMFQNTMMRARYSSVPVVVAHHGLSLGGACELALHSDKVCAAAETYVGLVELGVGLIPGGGGTKEFVLRASDEMHEDEPETITLKNRFLTIATAKVATSAFEGFNLGIYRKGLDEVVMNLDRRVMEAKKSVIEIYDSGYVMPTQRKDIKAMGRDVLGSLYAGINGMTKADFATEHDAVVARKLAYVMCGGDLSEATLVSEQYLLDLEREAFLSLCGERKTLERIQSVLKGGKPVRN, from the coding sequence ATGAACAAACGAATCATCAAAAAGGTAGCGGTTTTAGGGAGCGGCGTTATGGGCTCACGCATCGCCTGTCATTTTGCGGGCATTGGTTTGCAAGTGTTGTTACTCGACATGGTTCCAACCGAAGCAAAAGAATCAACGGATAAGAATTTGCGCAACAAAATCGTGAACGATTCTTTGCAGGCGGCGATTAAAAGCAATCCCTCTCCTGTTTTTACCAAAGACGTTCCCAACCGCATTATCACCGGCAACTTTGATGACAACTTAAAGGATATTTCTGCCTGCGATTGGGTGATTGAAGTAGTGGTTGAACGCCTCGATGTCAAACAGGCACTTTACGAAAAAGTAGAACAATTTCGAAAGCCCGGAACGCTTATTACGTCCAATACATCGGGCATCCCCATTCATCTTTTGTCGCAAGGAAGAAGCGAAGATTTCAGGAAAAATTTCTGCGGCACGCACTTTTTTAATCCACCGCGTTACCTGCGTTTATTAGAAATTATTCCAACACCCGATACCGACAAAAGTGTTGTTGATTTTCTATTGCACTATGGCGATTTGTATCTCGGCAAAACAACGGTGCTTGCCAAAGACACACCGGCTTTTATTGCAAACAGAATTGGCGTATTTGGCATCATGGCCATCTTCCAGGCCGTTGAAAAATTGGGTTTGACGATTGATGAAGTCGACGCACTTACCGGCCCAATCATTGGCCGTCCGAAGTCCGCAACCTTCCGCACGGCAGACGTTGTGGGCATTGATACCCTTGTGAAAGTTGCGAAAGGCGTTTATGATAATTGCCCAACCGATGAACAACGCAGCACATTTCAAATTCCTTCGTGGTTAAATAAACTTGTTGAAAATAATTGGCTGGGCGACAAAGCCGGCCAGGGCTTTTTCAAAAAAGTAAAAGGCGCTGGCGGCGAAAAAGACATTCAAACGTTGAATCTGCAAACGCTTGAATACGCACCGCGACAAAAACCGAAGTTTGCATCGGTAGATGCTGCAAAACCGGTTGATGACCTAAAGCAGCAGTTAAAAATGTTGGTTGGCGCACAAGACAAAGCAGGTGAATTCTATCGTCAATTTCACTACGGGCTTTTCTCCTACATCTCGCACCGCATTCCTGAAATCAGCGACGAAGTTTACCGCATTGATGATGCGATGAAAGCCGGCTTTGGCTGGGAGATCGGCGCTTTCGAAAGCTGGGACGTATTGGGTGTTGAACGCACCGTTGCGGCAATGAAAGCTGCGGGTTATTCTGTTGCACCTTGGGTGGAAGACATGCTTGCTGCCGGCAACAAATCTTTCTATAAAGTTGAAGGCGGAAAGATGCTTGTTTACGATCCTTCGTCAACAACGTATAAGTCAATTTCCGGCAGCAATGAGTTTATCATTCTCAGCAATTACCAGGACAAAATTGTTTGGAAAAACAACAGTTGTAAACTGTATGACATCGGCGATAACGTTCTTGGTTTGCAATGGAACACAAAAATGAATTCCATCGGTGGCGATGTACTCACAGGCATCACCAAAAGCATTGAATTAGCGGAGAAAGATTTTAAAGGTTTGGTGATTGCAAACGAAGGCGCAAATTTTTCAGCCGGCGCCAACGTAGGAATGATTTTCATGATTGCGATTGAACAGGAATGGGACGAGTTGGACATGGCAATCCGAATGTTTCAAAACACGATGATGCGGGCACGTTATTCTTCGGTTCCGGTTGTTGTGGCGCATCACGGTTTGTCGTTGGGTGGTGCATGTGAACTCGCTTTGCACAGTGATAAGGTTTGCGCGGCTGCGGAAACTTACGTGGGTCTTGTTGAATTGGGCGTTGGATTAATTCCGGGCGGTGGCGGCACCAAAGAATTTGTGCTTCGTGCTTCCGATGAAATGCACGAAGACGAGCCCGAAACCATTACGTTAAAAAATCGTTTCCTCACCATCGCGACGGCGAAAGTTGCCACGTCGGCTTTTGAAGGATTTAACCTCGGCATCTACCGCAAAGGCCTTGACGAAGTGGTGATGAATCTTGACAGAAGAGTGATGGAAGCGAAAAAATCTGTGATAGAAATTTATGACAGCGGTTATGTGATGCCGACGCAACGAAAGGACATCAAAGCCATGGGACGCGATGTACTGGGGTCTTTGTATGCGGGCATTAACGGCATGACAAAAGCCGATTTCGCCACTGAACACGATGCAGTTGTTGCAAGAAAACTTGCTTACGTTATGTGCGGCGGCGATTTAAGCGAAGCCACGCTGGTAAGTGAACAATACTTGTTGGACCTGGAACGCGAAGCCTTTCTTTCTCTTTGCGGCGAACGCAAAACACTGGAAAGAATTCAAAGCGTGTTGAAAGGCGGCAAGCCTGTTCGCAACTAA
- a CDS encoding aminopeptidase P N-terminal domain-containing protein yields the protein MKHLPLNPEIFVTNRKRFVEKMKPASIAIFVSNDEVPRNGDAIYTFQQNSDLYWLSGIEQEDSMVILFPDNPDKKYREVLVLVRPNELKEKWDGKRLRKEEATAISGIETIVWLDSLDGLLQPWIHLADNVFLDSNENDRKANLLRSRDYRFIDEMKSRYPLHQYERAARVMKELRAIKTPLEIEVVKKAVAVTGKTFERVMKFMKPGVMEYEIEAEIVHSFLSQRASGEAYGSIIASGDRARTLHYVSNNQECKDGELVLMDFGALYGGYAADLTRTIPVNGKFTPRQKEVYNACLHLHNYAKSLLKPGISIVDYTEKVGDEATVQFMKIGLLKEEDFKNEDPDNRAYRKYLYHGISHHLGIDVHDLGTRTEPIQAGMLFTVEPGIYIQEEGMGIRIENNVWITENGNVDLFEGIPITVEEIEAVMTR from the coding sequence ATGAAACATTTGCCCCTCAACCCGGAAATTTTTGTTACTAACCGCAAGCGCTTTGTTGAAAAGATGAAGCCGGCCAGCATTGCCATTTTTGTGAGCAACGACGAAGTACCGCGCAACGGCGATGCCATTTATACGTTTCAGCAAAACAGCGACCTGTATTGGCTTAGCGGCATTGAGCAGGAAGACAGCATGGTGATATTGTTTCCCGACAATCCCGATAAAAAATATCGCGAAGTATTGGTGCTCGTTCGCCCGAACGAGTTAAAAGAAAAATGGGACGGCAAGCGCCTGCGCAAAGAAGAAGCAACCGCCATCAGCGGCATCGAAACCATTGTGTGGTTAGACAGTTTAGATGGTTTGTTGCAACCCTGGATTCATTTAGCAGACAATGTTTTTTTAGACTCAAACGAGAACGACCGTAAGGCCAACCTGCTTCGTTCACGTGATTACCGTTTCATTGATGAAATGAAATCACGGTATCCTTTGCATCAATACGAACGTGCGGCGAGGGTTATGAAGGAATTGCGGGCCATTAAAACGCCACTGGAAATTGAGGTCGTAAAAAAAGCCGTTGCCGTTACGGGAAAAACTTTTGAACGGGTAATGAAGTTTATGAAACCCGGCGTAATGGAATACGAAATCGAAGCGGAGATCGTCCATTCATTTCTCAGCCAAAGAGCCAGCGGCGAAGCATACGGCAGCATCATTGCCAGCGGCGACAGGGCAAGAACGCTGCATTACGTTTCTAATAACCAGGAATGCAAAGACGGCGAATTGGTGCTGATGGATTTTGGCGCCTTGTACGGCGGTTATGCGGCCGATTTAACGCGAACCATTCCGGTGAACGGCAAGTTTACCCCGCGACAAAAAGAGGTTTACAATGCTTGCTTGCATTTGCACAACTACGCAAAGAGTTTGCTGAAGCCAGGAATATCCATTGTTGATTACACTGAAAAAGTTGGCGACGAGGCCACGGTACAATTCATGAAGATTGGCTTGCTGAAAGAAGAAGATTTTAAAAACGAGGACCCCGACAACCGAGCTTACCGTAAGTATTTGTATCACGGCATCTCACATCATTTGGGAATAGACGTTCACGATCTAGGTACTCGAACCGAACCCATTCAAGCGGGCATGTTGTTCACCGTTGAACCCGGCATTTATATTCAGGAAGAAGGCATGGGCATCCGCATCGAAAACAACGTGTGGATCACCGAAAATGGCAACGTTGATTTGTTTGAAGGCATCCCAATAACGGTGGAGGAAATTGAAGCGGTTATGACAAGGTAG
- the rsmI gene encoding 16S rRNA (cytidine(1402)-2'-O)-methyltransferase → MLYLVPTPIGNLKDITLRALEVLQQVDVILAEDTRTTSKLLNHYQIQKPLTPYHQHNEHKILQHLIDQLTTGKVMAVVTDAGTPGISDPAFLLVRECIKNNIKVESLPGATAFVPALINSGLTTNRFCFEGFLPLKKGRHTLLTQLSNEERTLIFYESPMRLIKTLEDFIQYFGAERQCCVSRELTKMFEENARGTLQEVHDYFGQKTVKGEIVIVVEGKE, encoded by the coding sequence ATGCTCTACCTTGTTCCCACTCCCATCGGCAACTTAAAAGACATTACGCTTCGTGCTTTAGAGGTATTGCAGCAGGTAGATGTTATTCTTGCCGAGGACACAAGAACAACCTCAAAGCTGTTGAACCACTATCAAATTCAAAAGCCGCTCACGCCTTATCACCAGCACAACGAACACAAAATTCTTCAGCATTTAATTGACCAGTTAACAACCGGCAAAGTCATGGCCGTTGTAACAGATGCGGGAACGCCTGGCATTTCTGATCCCGCTTTTTTATTGGTGCGGGAGTGCATTAAAAACAATATCAAGGTAGAAAGTCTGCCCGGCGCAACGGCCTTTGTTCCGGCGCTTATCAACAGCGGTCTCACCACGAACCGTTTTTGCTTTGAAGGTTTTCTTCCGCTGAAAAAAGGGCGGCACACTTTACTCACACAATTAAGCAACGAAGAACGCACCCTTATTTTTTATGAATCGCCCATGCGCTTGATAAAAACATTGGAAGATTTCATTCAATATTTTGGCGCCGAACGCCAATGCTGTGTGAGCCGCGAGCTTACAAAAATGTTTGAAGAAAACGCAAGAGGCACGTTGCAGGAAGTGCACGATTACTTCGGACAAAAAACCGTAAAAGGCGAGATTGTGATTGTTGTCGAAGGCAAAGAATAA
- the pckA gene encoding phosphoenolpyruvate carboxykinase (ATP), with product MSVPTIVSFSTENLIRIGLKHTDNIHYQSSPEELVQDTLRRGEGTLTDSGALAINTGEFTGRAPLDKFTVKDETTATTVHWNNFNIPIEEKYFHLVHKKMADYLNNKDEIWVRDCYACADPRYRLNIRVITEKPSTNLFAYNMFLRPTEEELDDFTADWHLLSAPDLKLDATECGVRQHNAVIVSFKHRTILIAGTGYTGETKKGIFSILNYILPLEKNVLSMHCSANMGSDGDTAIFFGLSGTGKTTLSADPKRKLIGDDEHGWASDNVFNFEGGCYAKLINLSEEKEPEIFHAIRPGAIVENVRFYPGTKQINFDDGSITENTRVSYPLHFISNALEPSVGNVPKNIFFLTCDAYGVLPPISKLTKGQAMYQFISGYTAKVAGTETGVTEPKPTFSACFGAPFLPLHPGKYAEMLGKKMHENNVNVWLVNTGWTGGPYGVGRRMKLSYTRAMITAALEGKLDNVEKVSDEIFGVAIPKEVPGVPTDVLMPRNTWSDNNAYDQKAKFLAGLFVKNFEKYAAGVSEEILSAAPKP from the coding sequence ATGTCAGTACCTACCATTGTTTCGTTCTCCACGGAGAACCTAATCCGTATTGGATTAAAACACACAGACAACATCCATTACCAGTCAAGTCCCGAAGAATTAGTGCAAGACACCTTGCGCAGGGGCGAGGGCACGTTAACCGACAGCGGCGCCCTTGCCATCAACACAGGCGAGTTTACCGGGCGTGCGCCACTCGACAAGTTTACGGTTAAAGACGAAACCACTGCCACCACTGTGCACTGGAACAATTTCAACATTCCTATTGAAGAAAAGTACTTCCATCTCGTTCACAAAAAGATGGCGGACTACTTAAACAACAAGGACGAAATTTGGGTGCGTGATTGTTACGCCTGTGCCGATCCCCGTTACCGTTTGAACATTCGCGTGATTACCGAAAAGCCTTCGACAAATTTGTTTGCCTACAACATGTTTCTCCGGCCCACAGAAGAAGAGTTGGATGATTTTACAGCCGACTGGCACTTGCTTTCTGCTCCCGATTTAAAGCTGGATGCAACAGAATGCGGCGTTCGCCAGCACAACGCAGTTATCGTTTCGTTCAAGCACAGAACCATTTTGATTGCGGGAACGGGTTATACCGGTGAAACAAAAAAAGGCATTTTCTCCATTCTGAATTACATTCTTCCGCTGGAAAAAAATGTATTGAGTATGCATTGCAGTGCCAATATGGGCAGCGATGGCGACACGGCGATTTTCTTTGGATTGAGCGGCACGGGAAAAACAACCTTAAGCGCTGATCCAAAACGAAAGCTAATTGGTGATGACGAACACGGCTGGGCAAGTGATAATGTCTTCAATTTTGAAGGCGGTTGTTATGCCAAGCTGATTAATTTATCGGAAGAAAAAGAGCCCGAAATTTTTCACGCCATTCGTCCCGGCGCAATTGTGGAGAACGTTCGGTTCTATCCCGGTACAAAGCAGATTAATTTCGATGACGGGAGCATCACCGAAAATACCCGTGTTTCTTATCCCTTGCATTTCATCTCCAACGCATTGGAGCCATCAGTTGGCAACGTGCCCAAAAACATTTTCTTTTTAACCTGCGATGCTTATGGTGTGTTGCCGCCCATTTCCAAACTAACAAAAGGGCAAGCGATGTATCAATTCATTTCGGGTTATACCGCAAAAGTTGCCGGCACAGAAACGGGAGTAACAGAGCCAAAACCTACTTTCAGCGCTTGCTTTGGTGCGCCTTTCCTGCCGCTGCATCCGGGCAAGTATGCCGAGATGCTGGGGAAGAAAATGCACGAGAACAACGTAAACGTTTGGTTGGTGAATACAGGCTGGACCGGCGGCCCTTACGGCGTAGGCCGCCGCATGAAGCTTTCCTACACAAGAGCCATGATAACCGCTGCGCTTGAAGGAAAGTTGGATAACGTTGAAAAAGTTTCCGACGAAATTTTTGGCGTAGCCATTCCAAAGGAAGTGCCCGGCGTACCGACGGACGTATTGATGCCGCGAAACACCTGGAGCGATAATAACGCTTACGACCAAAAAGCGAAATTTCTTGCGGGTTTGTTTGTGAAAAATTTTGAGAAATACGCCGCTGGTGTATCGGAAGAAATTTTGAGCGCTGCACCAAAGCCCTAA
- a CDS encoding tetratricopeptide repeat protein, which yields MKAYPQEDKDGIDELLKLYNNLRNGHGSFIEEEAFEKIIDYYDEKEEISKALEAAETALEYFPYSSLLLIKKADLLLATRKYHQALETLEKAELFDAKDINLFILKTDVYLALDRQEEAVELLQTAIQNFEGEEKIELLFELADVYDDYEEFDKVFDCLNVILEEEPTNEEALYKICFWTDFTGRNEESIRLHLKIIDEHPFNELAWFNLAAAYQGLKLYEKAIDAYQYAIAIDEKFDYAYRNVGDAYIRIRKYKEAIEALEKVLELSKPEEVIYEAIGHCYDRMHNYAQARFHYRKASHLNAEDSKLYYKIACTYFNEGQWASAAKQLEAALKIHRNQHEYNLLMGECLLQMEETREAVQFLSTAVRVRPRNISGWEALIRCLYLAEYYPEARQQTLSALKHTGGKPVFFYYLSAVLFALNKPKEALLFLEKGLTASPKGVKKLVQLNPAMLQKAQVVDMIARYKRNR from the coding sequence ATGAAAGCATACCCGCAAGAAGACAAGGACGGAATAGACGAACTTCTCAAACTGTACAACAATCTTCGGAACGGTCACGGCAGTTTTATCGAAGAAGAGGCTTTCGAAAAAATCATTGACTACTACGACGAAAAAGAAGAAATCAGCAAGGCGCTTGAGGCTGCGGAAACTGCGTTGGAATACTTCCCTTACTCTTCTTTGCTCCTTATTAAAAAAGCCGATCTTCTGCTGGCTACCCGAAAGTATCACCAGGCTTTGGAAACGCTTGAAAAAGCCGAACTATTTGACGCCAAAGACATCAACCTCTTCATCTTGAAAACAGATGTTTACCTGGCTCTGGACCGGCAGGAAGAAGCGGTTGAACTTTTGCAAACGGCCATCCAAAATTTTGAAGGCGAAGAAAAAATTGAATTGCTTTTTGAACTGGCTGATGTATACGACGATTACGAAGAATTTGATAAAGTGTTCGATTGTTTAAACGTGATTTTGGAAGAAGAACCAACCAATGAAGAAGCCCTTTACAAAATCTGCTTTTGGACCGACTTCACCGGGCGCAACGAAGAAAGCATCCGGCTTCACCTGAAAATCATTGACGAACATCCTTTCAACGAACTGGCTTGGTTTAATTTGGCGGCGGCCTACCAAGGATTGAAGCTTTACGAAAAAGCCATTGATGCGTATCAATACGCCATCGCCATTGACGAAAAATTTGATTATGCCTACCGCAACGTTGGCGATGCCTACATCCGTATTCGCAAATACAAAGAAGCCATTGAGGCACTGGAAAAAGTGCTGGAGTTATCCAAGCCGGAAGAAGTGATTTACGAAGCCATCGGCCATTGCTATGACCGGATGCACAATTATGCGCAGGCCCGTTTTCACTACCGCAAAGCCTCGCATTTAAACGCCGAAGACAGCAAGTTGTATTATAAAATAGCTTGCACGTATTTCAACGAAGGACAATGGGCCAGCGCTGCAAAACAATTGGAAGCTGCCCTGAAAATTCATCGTAACCAGCACGAGTATAACCTGCTTATGGGGGAATGCCTGCTGCAGATGGAAGAAACAAGAGAAGCCGTGCAGTTTTTGTCAACGGCAGTGCGTGTAAGACCAAGAAATATCTCCGGGTGGGAAGCGCTGATTCGCTGTTTATACCTTGCAGAATATTATCCCGAAGCCCGCCAGCAAACCTTGTCTGCACTTAAACATACGGGCGGTAAACCCGTCTTTTTTTATTATCTCAGCGCCGTCTTGTTTGCGCTCAATAAACCAAAAGAAGCGTTGTTGTTTTTGGAAAAAGGGTTAACAGCTTCGCCCAAAGGAGTGAAAAAGTTAGTCCAACTCAATCCGGCCATGTTGCAAAAAGCGCAGGTTGTGGACATGATAGCACGGTACAAACGAAATCGGTAG
- a CDS encoding M1 family metallopeptidase encodes MKTISLSLFLLFSFTLLAQPDRWQQRVKYTINADVNVQTNQYKGKQKLEYWNNSPDTLTHVFFHLYWNAFQPGSMMDERSRRQGTILVPRGSNRVPDWDVRVRDRIANLKPDEIGYEKVTSIKMNGREQKTKLCETILEVLLDKPILPKSQATFDMEWDAQVPLQIRRSGRDNPQTNVRYTMTQWYPKMCEYDYEGWHPTPYVGREFYGVWGDYDVTISIDKSYILGGTGYLQNASQVGYGYEEKGTTVQRPAGNKLVWKFSAPNVHDFAWAADPDFVHLSKKIRSDLTLHVLYDKSDVKRVDEWNQVLPKMEKIFPFVEKKFGPYPYKQYSWVHGGDGGMEYPMATMINGPGDGVTVHEFLHSWYQGMMGTNESLYPWMDEGFTTFAENETIAFLHDTKEFPHEGEYNSYLALVRSGLEEPMSTHADHYNTNFAYSIASYSKGGIFLSQLGYVVGDAVRDKILLEYYRLWRFKEPAVNDFMHVAEKVSGLKLDWYKEYWVNTTRTIDYGIDSLWEAGGATNIRLAKIGVMPMPVDIKITFKDGSSEWHYVPAYQMFGEKPAENGQENRKVYAPWRWTSPNFTVSTNRKLTDITAVEIDPSGRMADVNPKNNRIELKF; translated from the coding sequence ATGAAAACAATTTCGCTTTCTCTTTTCCTCCTTTTCTCTTTCACCCTTCTTGCGCAGCCCGACCGGTGGCAGCAACGGGTGAAGTACACCATCAATGCCGATGTGAACGTGCAAACCAATCAATACAAAGGCAAACAAAAGTTGGAGTATTGGAACAATTCACCCGATACATTAACGCATGTCTTTTTTCACCTTTACTGGAATGCCTTTCAGCCGGGCAGCATGATGGACGAACGCAGCCGCCGGCAAGGAACAATCTTGGTACCACGCGGCAGCAATCGTGTACCCGACTGGGATGTTCGTGTTCGCGACCGCATTGCCAATTTAAAGCCCGATGAAATTGGTTACGAAAAAGTGACGTCGATAAAAATGAACGGCCGCGAACAAAAGACAAAGCTCTGCGAAACCATTTTGGAAGTGTTGCTTGACAAGCCCATTCTTCCAAAATCGCAGGCAACGTTTGACATGGAGTGGGACGCACAAGTGCCTTTGCAAATTCGCCGCAGCGGAAGAGACAATCCGCAAACAAACGTTCGCTATACCATGACCCAATGGTACCCGAAAATGTGTGAGTACGATTACGAAGGTTGGCATCCGACGCCTTATGTAGGCCGCGAGTTTTATGGCGTTTGGGGCGACTACGATGTAACGATTTCAATTGATAAAAGTTACATTCTTGGCGGAACTGGTTACTTGCAAAATGCATCGCAAGTTGGCTACGGTTACGAAGAAAAAGGAACAACGGTTCAGCGTCCCGCGGGCAACAAGCTGGTGTGGAAATTTAGTGCACCAAACGTGCATGATTTTGCCTGGGCGGCCGACCCCGATTTTGTTCACCTCTCAAAAAAAATCCGTTCCGATTTAACGCTTCATGTGTTGTACGATAAAAGCGATGTAAAGCGAGTAGATGAATGGAACCAAGTGTTACCGAAGATGGAAAAGATATTTCCGTTTGTAGAAAAAAAGTTTGGCCCTTATCCGTACAAACAATATTCGTGGGTGCACGGCGGCGACGGCGGCATGGAATACCCGATGGCTACAATGATCAACGGTCCCGGCGACGGCGTTACCGTTCACGAGTTTTTACACAGTTGGTACCAGGGAATGATGGGCACGAATGAATCTTTGTATCCATGGATGGACGAAGGCTTTACCACTTTTGCCGAAAACGAAACCATTGCTTTTCTGCACGACACAAAGGAGTTTCCGCATGAGGGAGAATACAACAGTTATCTGGCTTTGGTAAGATCAGGGCTTGAAGAACCGATGTCCACCCACGCCGATCATTACAATACCAATTTTGCGTACAGCATTGCTTCGTATTCGAAAGGTGGAATTTTTCTTTCGCAATTAGGTTACGTAGTTGGTGATGCGGTGCGGGATAAGATTCTGTTGGAGTATTATCGCTTGTGGCGATTTAAGGAACCGGCCGTGAATGATTTTATGCACGTGGCAGAAAAAGTTAGCGGGCTAAAATTGGATTGGTACAAAGAATACTGGGTGAATACAACAAGAACAATTGATTACGGCATTGACAGCCTGTGGGAGGCGGGCGGCGCTACCAATATTCGATTGGCTAAGATTGGCGTAATGCCCATGCCTGTTGATATAAAAATTACGTTCAAAGATGGCAGCAGCGAATGGCATTACGTTCCCGCTTATCAAATGTTTGGCGAAAAGCCCGCCGAGAACGGACAGGAAAATCGCAAGGTATATGCACCGTGGCGTTGGACCAGTCCAAATTTCACCGTTTCTACTAACCGCAAGCTTACCGATATAACAGCGGTTGAAATAGATCCCTCGGGCCGCATGGCCGATGTAAATCCCAAAAACAACCGCATCGAATTAAAGTTTTAA